The sequence below is a genomic window from candidate division WOR-3 bacterium.
TCTCTGGCTTGATAATTTCAATCTGTCGCTCTAAAAATGGTGTGCAGGCTTTTATCTCGTCAGGTTTAGGGTCGCGGTTATTTGGGGGTCGGCATTTTAAGATATTGCCAATAAAGACTTCTTCGCGTTTTAGATTTGCGATACCAAGCAATTCATCAAGAATTCTTCCTGCATCTCCACAGAATGGTCTTCCTGTCCGATCTTCATTCGCACCCGGTGCTTCACCGATGAACATAATCCTTGCATTCGAATTTCCTTCGCCCGCAACCGGATTAGTCCGTGTACTGTGTAATGGACATTTTGTGCAGACATTAACTTCAGATGAGACCTTATCAAGATTATCCATTGCTTAAAATTTATTTATTTTTTAAAGAACCAAAATCTGTAGTGGCAAAGTTTACTTTGCAAAATAAATCTATGTAGCTTCCGACTTTAGTCGGGCGAAATATATTGCTCCCGTCCACATAAATCTGGATGCTACACCCTTTCTAACGCCGCTTTGTCGCGGCTGGGAACCACTCCTGCAATCCCCCTGTTTCCCCCTTTAGAAAAGGGGGACTGAGGGGGATTTGCTTTTACCGAATAATAAATCGTCATACGTTTTGGGTAATCGTATGTCATTCTGAATTTATTTCAGAATCTATATTTTTAATTCTGCGGTAAGCCATTTCAGGTAGCCTTCATAACCTGCGATAATCGGCATCGCAATTATTTCTGGCGTCTCATAAGGATGTATTTCTTTAATCGTTTTTTCAAGATCTGGATATAACTTAGTTTTACTCTTTATAATACACAGCCATTCCTCTGCACTTTCAATTTTACCCTTCCACCAGTAAGTGCTTTTTATCGGTCCCAAAATCTGAACACAACCCGCAAGCCGCTTTTCTACAACTACTTTCGCAATCCTTTCCGCATCTTCCTTTTTCTCAACGGTTGTAAAAATTTGAATATAGCCATTTTTTTGTTTCATCGTATCACCTCACTTCTCAAACATTCCTATCCGCTATCATTTCGTCGCATAAATGCGACCGCCACATTAATTTTTGCACCCTTGTTTTCTTCTAATTGTATCCTCTATCCATTTCACGATTCCACAATTGTGGAATTGTAAAATTGAATACTACAGAATAATTTATTCAACGCATAAACATTTTGTTAAAGACTATGCAAATAATCTCATAACACGCTGTTGCAGTACGAAAACACCTTGGATTTTTGTCGATTTACCATATTGAAAGAAACTTCTGTTATAGTCCGCTAATTATGTAAAAAATTCCTATTGCAATGAAGATTGCGCCTGCAATGTAAGAAATGATCTTACGGTTGATACGCTCGGTAAGTAATCTGCCGATGAAAATCGCCATCAATGAAAGAATTGTTAGAGCAAATACTACACCTGCCAGCACCAGCATTGGATGATACTTTGTCGCAAACAGCCCAGCAGCAATTTGAGTTTTATCACCAAATTCAGAGACAAAGATAACACCAAAACCGGTCAAAAAAGGATTTTTCAATTCGCATTCTGCCTTTTCATCTTCTTTTCTCAAAAGGGTTATAACTCCGAAGATAATAAAAATAATGCCACCAGCAATCTTGATATAATGCGCCGGCATAACATTTGTAGCAAAATTACCGAGGAGCACAGCAATACCATCGGTAACAAAAAATGCGAGAACCACACCTAAAAGTAACAAAAAGTGCTTTCTTGTCTGCGTCGCAAGGCATAAAATTGCAATCTGAGTTTTATCGCCCAGTTCAGCAAGACCGATTGTAAGAAACGGAATCACGAAATCTTGTAGCATTTTAGTCTAAATCGCTTCTGGATTTGCAAACATATCCACCCAGGGTAATGAATAAGTAAACCTTATGAATAGAAAAGCCGAGATTATTATCAAAACAATGAGCACAATCCTAATTGAAGTATTGAACTCAAATCTTTCAGCAGTCTTTTCGGTTATACCAGCAAATATGCCAGATAGATAAGAACTAAAAATTGCCCATAACAATTCAATTGTGTTGGAATCCGTTTTGCCCCGGATTGCCGGTGCCAGATACCATATAAGAAAAACAAACCAGGGCACAAAAATTGTTGACAATAATCGCGCATACCAGAAACTTGCTTTCGCATTTATTCTCTTCTGAATAACTAAGTATTCTATTAAGCTGGCAAATAGATATGCCCAGAATGCCATTTTAAGATGTTGAAAGATAGATTCATCAATTCCACAGAATGGCGTAAGGATAGACCAACCAGTCAAATCATATCCGAAATGCAATGCAGAAAATATAATTAGATAAAGGAATGCTTTAACTGGAATTTTTTGAATAAACATTATTGCCTGCTTTCACCCTCACCCTGAAATGAATTCAGGGCAAGCACTTTATCCTCTCCTTTCAAGGGAGAGGAATTTTGGTAGATTCTCATTTTACCGTGCGAGATGTATCTCTTGCCAGTTCAAATTTGAGCCGACATTTGGGTTATAATTGGGGTCGTCAGTTAGAATGTATTCACCTAAATTGTTTGACCATACATTTTTATATCCAGTAGGCAGTTCTACCCGTTTTTCTGCAAATGGGTCATAATACTGGTCAACACCTCTTATATAATCACTGAAATTCTGTGCAATCTTTTCATTTACACCCTGACGATATTCCCATGCCCTTTGCTGGTCTTCGCGCATTTCACTGCTTGCCTGAGCAATGATCTGACTCATTCTGCCTGTTGCCTGAATATTCTGAATTACAAGTTGTGCAAGATATTCCTTAACATTTGCTACCTTGGCATACCATTGCGGATTGACCTGCAAGGAATACAGCATTGTCTGAAACAATTTTGTCTGGGCATCAAGTTTTCCTTTCTCTGCTCGGAATGAGAATATCAAATCAATATACCAGTAGTTTATGTAATAACCTGGCGAATAATAACTACCCGGTAAATTTATTATGAACTGACTGACTGCCGCATAAAATTCCTCTTCCATCTCTTTTCCGTTTTCTGTGTATTCAATCCTCATTTTGCCTGCTTCAGCGAGTGCGGTAACACCTTCGGCTGGTGGTCCCTTTGCAAGTTTTGCCAGGTCCGGGACTTCTTTTTCTTCAATAATTTTTAAATCACTGACTCCCCCTCTGAATTTAGGAATGATAACCCGGGTGAAGGCGGTGTGCAAGTCAATGGGTTGGGCTACAGGCGTTCCAAATCGTAATGAACCAGGAGGATTCGTATACAAAAATCCCTGATTATCAGTCCAGAAATAATCTTGTGCTGGAAAGAGATTGAATTCAGCCCGACTTTTGGTATCATAAAAACGAAAATTGACCTTCGCAGGCAGGGCTGGGACTGCTACCCAGTTTATTGCCCCTTCTGCCTTCCAGTCACCGGGAATGAGCAAACGGAATACTTCAATCCCTGCTAAAGGATCATTATAGGAATATGTAACAAATTTTTGCATCTTTGGTGGATTCTTCGTCTTGCTGGTCTTTGTATCATCACTCCCCGAACATATTACAAACACAAAGAGACCCAAAAACACAATTGCTTTTGATAAGGTTTTCATAATTCCTCCTTTTTTTATTATTATTTCAAAACGCCGCTCCAATTTTTATTAAACGTAGGACAAACCTTCAGAGGCTGTATTACAATTTCTATTTTGTCACCCTGAATTTATTTCAGGGTCTCAAAAAGTAATGATTTTTCAGACGCCGTCCCGAGCTTGTTTCGGGATGCTGAAAATGGCATGAGATGCCGAAATAAATTCGGCATGACATTGTTCAGCATGACAAATACTAATATTGATCAAATCATCCCTTTATTTTCTAACATCTATTATTAAATAATTGATTTTATCCTTTCATAAAAAAAATCAATACCTAAATCAGAATTGATACAGAACAGACAACATACCATAATGTATCCAGGCAAAATTATAGACCTCAGTAATATCAGCGCCACCTTCAACAGTTCTATAACCTAAGGAAATACTCCAGGTTTTTGCGGGATAAAATCGTCCTTTCAAAGCACCATCAAAAGCCCTACCCGGTCCACCAGCAAGCCCTTCAAGGTCAAAAACAAATCCCCACTTTTCGGTGAATTTCTTCTCCATTGCAATATGTAATAAAGGCACAAATCCAAGGTCGGTTTTCTCCGCACTTCTCCCCTGTTGCTCAAGTTTTATCTTCGCGTCCCTGATTTTCGCCGTAAATCCAATCCAGCATCTACAATTATGCTTCACACTCTGGCATAAATTATAACTGTATCCAATACGCCAGGAATTGAATTTGTATGTCGCATCTGTTGCAATGCCCTGCTGGAATGTCTCACCACAGAAATTTATATCTGTATTGAATGTTCCAGTTTTCGTATAAGATAATGGTGCAAGAAGAATGTGAAGACTATGTCTTGATACGATATTCCATTTAAAATACAAACGAAACCAGGGTAATGGACCTGTTCCAACAAGTTCAACGAGCGAGAATCTTGTGCCTGCAGATGTATTTGGTATCTGGACAACATTCCTGCTTTGCCAGACCGCTCCACCTTCCAGTTCAGCAGAGAATCTTTCGGACTGGGAATTGCCCAGTGAAAGACACACTATCAAAAGCAAACAAAATGCAAATTGTATATACTTCATTTTACCTCCTATTTTATCTTTTGTCTTCTTGCCTTTTCTATCCATCTTGCCATCTTTAGCCTTCTTTAGTCCGTTAATGCCTTTTCCAAATTGCTATTATTGCCAGTAAGGCTAAAGCCTTGCCCTACTTTTCCTTTCTCACCATCTTGAACCATCTTTAGCTTTCTAATTCATTTCGCCTTTTTGCCATCTTTAGCCTTTTAATACCTTTTTCAGACTAATATTTTGTCCTCACTCTTATTATCAACTGCCTTTTTTCAATATCCAATATTGCCAGCATAAAATCAATCAGGTCTTTCTCTAAAGTCATTTTAATCTCCTTTGGTTTGTGCATTATATCATCACCTGCTGTTCTACATTGATAAAATCCTTTTGTATCGGGTAAATCAAGCGATTTAAGGGCATCTTCATACAATTGTTCAATTGTTGGATTGTACACTGAACCTTCTTCAGGTAATTCTTTACCAGAATTTTTATAACTCTTTATAATCCACTGCTTTGTAGATTCAATTCCAAGCATCTTCATTAGAAAATCTTTTGGTATAGGTAATTCACGCCATTTACCATTTTTCAGTGCATCTGTCAGATATTTCTGAAAATCTTGTTCATTAAATTGAAATCCAATATCAATTCTCAGACCTTCCCTACCGAAAAAGCCAGGCTCTTCTGGATGAGTGTGGCAATAAATTGTTTTGGCAGAAGAAGGAATATTGAATTCCCTGCGGAGAATTACTTCGTCCGACTCATTGATACAACTAGCAATCAAAATGCATAAGAAAAGACAAAATTTCATCACTTTTTCACCTTTACTTTGATCCCTGTATCAACCACGGTGCAGGATCTCAATCCTCTCCCTTCAAGGGTGAGGATTTTCTCTCTCCCTATTCTCAAGATACACAGTGCGAATTGGAAATGGAATTTTTATATTTTCGTCCTTAAATCGTTTATGCAATCTCTTAACAAATTCATGTTTAATTATGAATTGACTGGCAAATTCTTCTACACGCAGTATGACAGTAAATTGAATACTGAAT
It includes:
- the udg gene encoding type-4 uracil-DNA glycosylase, with protein sequence MDNLDKVSSEVNVCTKCPLHSTRTNPVAGEGNSNARIMFIGEAPGANEDRTGRPFCGDAGRILDELLGIANLKREEVFIGNILKCRPPNNRDPKPDEIKACTPFLERQIEIIKPEIICTLGNYATAFILEKFGLKEKIQGISRIHGKIFEANSSYGWIKIIPMYHPAVAVYNINMKKVLERDFKILEEFKQIFER
- the cutA gene encoding divalent-cation tolerance protein CutA, which produces MKQKNGYIQIFTTVEKKEDAERIAKVVVEKRLAGCVQILGPIKSTYWWKGKIESAEEWLCIIKSKTKLYPDLEKTIKEIHPYETPEIIAMPIIAGYEGYLKWLTAELKI
- a CDS encoding DUF6512 family protein codes for the protein MFIQKIPVKAFLYLIIFSALHFGYDLTGWSILTPFCGIDESIFQHLKMAFWAYLFASLIEYLVIQKRINAKASFWYARLLSTIFVPWFVFLIWYLAPAIRGKTDSNTIELLWAIFSSYLSGIFAGITEKTAERFEFNTSIRIVLIVLIIISAFLFIRFTYSLPWVDMFANPEAI
- a CDS encoding TMEM165/GDT1 family protein yields the protein MLQDFVIPFLTIGLAELGDKTQIAILCLATQTRKHFLLLLGVVLAFFVTDGIAVLLGNFATNVMPAHYIKIAGGIIFIIFGVITLLRKEDEKAECELKNPFLTGFGVIFVSEFGDKTQIAAGLFATKYHPMLVLAGVVFALTILSLMAIFIGRLLTERINRKIISYIAGAIFIAIGIFYIISGL